One Citrus sinensis cultivar Valencia sweet orange chromosome 5, DVS_A1.0, whole genome shotgun sequence genomic window, taaataaatatatatataatattggaTTGTTACCGGCTAATTACACAGTGTAACACTGTGCGCATTTGACCAAAATACCCTTAGATTATAGCGGTAAAACGGGGGATGacattgtaaattaaaaaattagaaagacAGGCTGCTGCAACCTGCACCTGCACCACCCTTGTGGCTGATTTTTAAGTGGGTGTGCGCGGGATCCCTTGTCAGAGtcagagagagaaagagaagtcACGGGTTTGTCTTGAAATGCCCTTATTTCACAGTCCTAGACAGACAGACACATATTCTCTCTCACTACATAACCGAGGAGGGGGGAGGAGGAGggtaacaaattaattataaacatTCACGCtgccaaaaatattttactatatatacgttaaatatatcaattaatttaatcaaaacattttttttttctttttctttttaatttatacagTTCCACACACTACCCTTTATCTGCTGCCATCATTTTTTATCCTCCGAAGAAATCACCAATTACCCATCACAGCCCCCCTCTCTCCCGACTCTCTCTCACTTGCTCCCGAACAaaaaatttttcttgttgCTTTGTTTTTGCTTTCACCCTTCTTTCAATGGCGCTTATGTTAGACAATTGCGAAGGCATCTTGCTATCACTAGACTCACACAAATCAGTGCCGGCGCCATTCCTCACAAAAACTTACCAGCTGGTTGATGATCCCACCACAGACCATGTAGTTTCCTGGGGCGAAGACGACACCACCTTCGTCGTTTGGCGTCCCCCTGAGTTCGCACGTGATCTTCTTCCCAACTACTTCAAGCACAACAACTTTTCTAGTTTTGTCAGACAGCTCAACACCTATGTATGTAACACGAAAtcttatttctctctctttaaaaaAGGCCTTTACTTTTCTATAGTTAGTTTGTCGTTTCGGTCACCGCAGATACTGGTTTTTGATTTCGTTTCTGCTctcttgttttgattttttagggttttagaAAGATTGTGCCAGACAGATGGGAGTTTGCTAATGAGTTCTTCAAGAAAGGAGAGAAGCACTTGCTGTGTGAGATCCACAGAAGAAAGACTGCACAGCCACAAGTTGCCATAAaccatcatcaccatcatcatcagcacCCACATTCACATTCTCCCGTACTGGTCAACGGTCCAAGTTTCTTCCCATTTCCGAACCGAGTCAGCATCTCTCCATCCGACTCAGACGAACACGTTAACAACTGGTGTGACTCGCCGCCAAGAGGAGGCAAAGGCACGGGAGTTTCTGCTGTCATGAGTAGTGGTGCTGGCTGCGGCGGCGGgtacaacaataacaataataatatcaatattaaTACCTCGGTTACTGCCTTGTCGGAAGATAATGAGAGACTGAGGAGAAGCAACAATATGCTTATGTCGGAACTTGCACACATGAGAAAGCTTTACaatgatattatatattttgtgcAAAATCATGTGAAGCCAGTTACTCCTAGCAATTCTTACTCTCCTTCTTTGCTTCTTTGTAACACAACACCAAgtgctgctgctgctcctATGTGTGCTAATACAACTCCACTGGTGCAAAAGCCTTTAAACCAGCTTCTTGGGTATTATCCTACTAATGGTACTAACCCTAAGCAAGCTACCCATCATCAAGCTCATGTTTTGAACTCTCCTACTGCTACATCACAAAGCTCTTTGACGATTCTTGAAGAACCCAACAGCAATAGCTGCAAGACTAAACTGTTTGGTGTGCCTCTACAATCCAAGAAGAGAGTACACCCTGAGTATACATCTAATTATCCAGCAAATACGGAGACCAACAAAGCCCGTTTGGTCATGGATAAGGATGATCTAGGGTTGAATCTTATGCCTCCTTCCACATGTTAGTTTCCtttcataattatttcattaatgatcttagctttttctttttcttttattttttttattttttttatcttcccTTTTCTTTCTGTCATCAATTTTCTTGCTTGATTTGCCTTTGTTACGCTATCGAGTCTGAGAATCTGATGATAGTAGTAGTTTTAACGAAATATGCGTGTGTGAGTGTGCGTGCGTGGGTGTGGGTGTTTGTGACTATGTAAATAACTTGAAGTGTCGGTATTATCTTTGTTCCCCACAGCTATGAATGCATGTGGGTTTTGGTTAGAGTGAAGATGAAAGCAAGTTTAAATCGTCCGCAACaacatctttttctcctttgATGTTCTTCTATTTCATTGGTGCAAATTTACTGCCTTGCTCAGATTTGTTCTTCTTTGtatactttttctttcttcatgaTTTTTACGTCTGTATGTTTCGGTTACATTAATGCAGGAGAGAGATTGTGTTTGTCCGTGTTTGTGTTTTAATGACTTCCTTCTCAGTTCTTCTATAAACCAAGAAAAAGCTGAGAAGGGTTTCAGTTCAGACTCTAGCTGGTTCCTTGCAATGTCTCTAGGGCTTTCTCTGATAAGTCCCATTAATGCAACGTACAAGCGTACAGCCGTgcttttgatttgaaaatgCTTCGCTCTCTTGtcttgtaaattaattaaaagaccGATAAGAacgattaataaattaaggcTAAAAGGAAAATCGGCTGACACCATATGATAATTTGTTCCTTAAAATCATACTAACTAGTAGTGTAATTATGATTATGGTCATCACTATTATTGtcaaaaagaaagcaaaactATAATTTAGGAAAAAGAAGGTTATCATGTCATATCTCGTTTGATGAAGGTTGTAATCTCTATTTCTCTTGTTTCTATGAACTGTCTGTCAGTCACGCAAAAGAACAAATACaaagttttaagattttagaaaaataaagtataattttattttttatttaaaaaaaaaaaggtacaaACAAAAATAGCGAGTTATTCGATGATAGCGAAATGTAAGATAAGTGACGAAAAATGTTTGTTTGAAATGTATCTATCAAGGCTTCtatacttcttcttcttcttctctgagGATCAGAAACCTTGACTTTTCCTACTTTAAGTATCTGATCGACCATCTTCAAAATCTCTCCTTGGATCCCTCTTACCTCTATTCTCTAATTCCAagctctttcttttcttcttccagACGATACCCAGAAACACagcgagagagagagcttTAACTTAGCTCCTTTGACCGGTAggtaatcttttcttttttttttcctttctttctttccttcttttgttttttaattaaaaaaaaaaacctatttCTTTAATGGCTTTACTGCTCACTTTCTCCAATATCCCTATACAAGTAAAGTTTCTGGTAATGTTTGACTACGAATTTTAACTTGGTTCTTCTTTTGCTCTCATgggaattattaatttctaagaCAAGGAAACTCTGTGAGACAGAGATGAAAGCATGTTTAAAAGGTCCATTGAAATATCTACAGGGCTAGACTGTAGACGGATAAAAGTAGGAATATATAGTATTCTTAGAATATCTTTGTCGTGTGTAATAATTTCGTCGCCTACTATTACTAGTACTACTCATATGAAAGAGCAAGCCCTAACCCTAGCTAATTTAACACTATGATAAATTCTATAATAATATACTCCCATGGCCTATCTGGGCTTCCCAATAgcttgttttgtctttttgaaGAGTGTCACGTGACGAGAAACTGCACGTGTGATGCTGAAGAAAAGTGGGTGATTTTGGGTCTTAAAAGTGGATACGGATCATCCggtaaaagaataaagaaatgcTTTAGCCTTTAAGGAAGGCAATTGTATGTTATTGCTAACAGCCGTATTGGAGGACCACATGACCATgtttttgaaacttttttttttcctctcaaaaaggaaaaagaaaaataaaattatgggtAAAAGAAACGaaacgaaaagaaaagaagacatACACGATTGCTTCGTTTTGTCTTTTGGAATACACTTTTTTAAATTCCTCTTCACATTTTTATTGTACACTACTCCTGTcgacaattttataaaatattgatttaataatgagaaaaaaaacgTATTTGTTAGTGTGGGTTAAtgaatataatttcttttacatACACACTAGAGTTGGGAATGAGACTAGATGGGTTGAGATTTATCAATCTTAATCTTATCCCAAACAATAAATCGGGACAAATAATTATCACGATCTCATCCCGATTGGAACTTCAAATCTCGATCAGATTCTAAATTGTCCCAGATGATATGAGTTTTCTGTCATACAATGTAGATTCTATCACAAACGACATGTCATACGAGTTAATTGATatgttgtaatttttcaatcaacGCATCATAACTAATAAACGACTTGTCATACAAAGTTAACGAACATATAATTCATTAAACTGACTTGTCATACATTTATGGAAACTCAAATTTCGGGCCATTTAAGATCtagatgaaaattttaaaatgccCTGAATCCTAACACGAATAGTAAAttgggataaaattttattccaaaTCCCGGCTAGGATTGCAGGAATTTCTACCAACCTTAACAACAcacacaatattttttaaatatgttcaaaatattcttagCTCAAAGTTGATGGGTTGATAGTAATGTGTGTCATAGCATCCCTGATTATGATTCAATAAGGGTCATAatgtgaaacaaaaaatttcatagGATTATAGTTAGAAAAGTAAATGAACACTATGAATCGAGAGGGAccaaatagtaaaatttacagaaaagatttaaaaattttctatttggaCACTTGCCTTAAATTAGTTTCTTCATCATTGTTAATCTTTTAACCagtgtaaaaatttatttaatattgtcacattatttttcatttaaactgcatcttttactttgatcaaattaatatttatactgAAGCTAAGGTCTAACTTCGATAAGGATCTGGTTTCCTAAGGCTCATGTGCTGGATCTGAACATTAATGATTGCGtgagttaataaaaaaaaataataataacatctATACTAAACAAGATATAAAAGTTGATTGATATGTtgagaaacttttttttttttaatttttgtagtaGACCGTCTTGAATGTTTATCAACTTAATGAAGTTCCCTCATTAAGTTTTTCTCTGAAACTTcgaattattttatattatatagcAAAGTGATTTTATGATTTGATTATAAACTTCTAGTGCCAATCAAGACGcatacattattaaaaagaattcaagAAAAGCCATTGATCGGCGGTACCCGAAAAGGGGTACCGGCGCACCGTGCGCCGTGACGCAAAATAAAAGTGACGCTAAAGCAGGCATTATGATGGGCCATATAAATGGGTTGCGGCCTATTCATCAAATGAGCGCTGTCAGAGTATTGGTGGGTGCTTTTACTAAACTGTTGTTGCTGTCATTAAAATAACAGTTCGGCGACGGCAATAGTTGACAAAAATAGCGTGGGACTTTTGACACCCCCACGAAATCCTTATAAAACCCCATTCAAGTACAGTAACATagtattgaaaaaaaattagtcccTTAACATTAAACAACCACACATGTGACAAGGACTGCTCAAATCTCCCGGAGGTTAAATTGGCGCGCAACAAAAGTTCGCCCAATAGTGAGATGCGCTCAGTACGTGAACAAAACTCGGCTCAAATTATAGAATTCTTGACAATTTGTTTGCCGAGAAATTTTACACTTTTACATTCTAAACCCTATGAGGTATTTAGGCAAGCTGCACCACTTGCTAGGAAGTTTCAAGAGCTTCGTAGTGAACTCTATAAATAGGGTCTCGCACACACCATTTTGCTAACTACACACCATTGCAACAGCGTGCGCGCACACACAATACACATGCAACTCAAGCACTCTTTTTAAAGTtctcttgtattttctttttgtgagtaaaaaatttatattttaccattgttcttttttccctttaacTTTTTTCGTAAAATATCTTGTTTGGCTAGTTTCAAAAGTTCATTAAACTTACTTAGtaacttttatattaaaaattatctaaatgCAGATTactttaatgatattttataaaaataacttttttattttaatcatagaTGTATTACGGTATATTTATAGGATTTGGAATATGACATTTGTAGGACTGTgtcacaaataaataattatcatgtatataataataattaattattttatattaatatgtttgatattttgaatGTCGCAAAGAAACTTTAGAATATGAGTTTGTCAATACTTTAAATTCATAGCTTCTCCtaggaaattaatttttatttaagataaTACTTGCTAAgttatcaataattaattaagaaatgaaaataaaacccGCACAAAACCCTGCATTGTCCGAATTCATTGGCATCTTTATTCTCTCCCCGGGTTTTATTTAACACCGCCGAAAACTTAGAACTTGTCCAAATTCAGCGGAGGAGTACCTTCCGTATAAATACGTGATCTTGATCAACAACCACAACCAGCCGTCAACCGCACTTCAAGTGTGAaacagcaaaataaaaaacaaaacaaacttgtcaaatcaatcaaaatggAGTTGCTAATCGCATCATCGTCAGTTGCCGATACCGGTATCGGGTGCTGGGACCTAGAATCAGGTGCCGAGCAGCTCCGATACAAATCGTGCGCCTCGCCTCCGCACGGACTCGCTTGTGTGGGCCAACGCTTCCTCGCCTCCTCGCAGCTTCGCGAACAACCTTCCGCCTCGTCCGGTTCCATCCTTTACTGGTCCTGGTCCAAGGTTGCATATCCACTGTTTGTTTATTTGcctcaattttaaaaatatatatctacttttttttggtttaaataaaacaaattttggttTATACAGCCTCAGGTAGAAGTAAAGAGCTTACCAGCGGAGCCGATTAAGCCGATTGCTGCTAATAGCCACGGCACCTATATTGCTGGTGGGGGTCAATCGGGAGATATCTACATGTGGGAGGTAAAGTCGAGCGTGAGCTTTAGTTTTAAGTGTTCTGTTTTTCCGTTAATGAAATTTGTGATGTATTATTTGTGATATAGGTTGCAAGTGGTAGATTATTAAAGAAGTGGCACGCGCATTATAGGGCCGTTACTTGCTTGGTTTTTTCAGAAGACGGTTCATTTCTGATTTCTGGGTCTGAGGACGGATGTGTTAGAATTTGGTCACTTCTAACGTACTTGTCCATCctgttattgttattttcctTGTTAATGAGCTGTGTTTCTTGgtggttttgatttattgtggATTATGATTTACAccgtttttattttctattgtcAATTTTAGGGTATTTGAGGAGTGTGAAAGCCAGCGGGCAAGCCATCTGTATTTGCATAGTTTTACTGGGCACACTCTGCGTATA contains:
- the LOC102606748 gene encoding heat stress transcription factor B-4 isoform X1, which gives rise to MALMLDNCEGILLSLDSHKSVPAPFLTKTYQLVDDPTTDHVVSWGEDDTTFVVWRPPEFARDLLPNYFKHNNFSSFVRQLNTYGFRKIVPDRWEFANEFFKKGEKHLLCEIHRRKTAQPQVAINHHHHHHQHPHSHSPVLVNGPSFFPFPNRVSISPSDSDEHVNNWCDSPPRGGKGTGVSAVMSSGAGCGGGYNNNNNNININTSVTALSEDNERLRRSNNMLMSELAHMRKLYNDIIYFVQNHVKPVTPSNSYSPSLLLCNTTPSAAAAPMCANTTPLVQKPLNQLLGYYPTNGTNPKQATHHQAHVLNSPTATSQSSLTILEEPNSNSCKTKLFGVPLQSKKRVHPEYTSNYPANTETNKARLVMDKDDLGLNLMPPSTC
- the LOC102606748 gene encoding heat stress transcription factor B-4 isoform X2; the encoded protein is MALMLDNCEGILLSLDSHKSVPAPFLTKTYQLVDDPTTDHVVSWGEDDTTFVVWRPPEFARDLLPNYFKHNNFSSFVRQLNTYGFRKIVPDRWEFANEFFKKGEKHLLCEIHRRKTAQPQVAINHHHHHHQHPHSHSPVLVNGPSFFPFPNRVSISPSDSDEHVNNWCDSPPRGGKGTGVSAVMSSGAGCGGGYNNNNNNININTSVTALSEDNERLRRSNNMLMSELAHMRKLYNDIIYFVQNHVKPVTPSNSYSPSLLLCNTTPSAAAAPMCANTTPLVQKPLNQLLGYYPTNGTNPKQATHHQAHVLNSPTATSQSSLTILEEPNSNSCKTKLFGVPLQSKKRVHPEYTSNYPANTETNKARLVMDKDDLGLNLMPPST